In Flavobacterium praedii, the DNA window TATATTAAGCATCTATTAATTATTTTATTCCTTAATGTATTAGTAAATTTGTGCTTTCTAAAAATAGAAAAATTAATTTTTTTGCAAATGTTAAAAAAAGGATCCAAATTATATAGCATTTTAACAGGAACTTGTCCAAAATGCATGAATGAGAGTATGTATGTGGATAAAAATCCTTTACATTTAGGTTCAGTTCTCAAAATGAATGAAAATTGCAGCCATTGTGGCCTTAAATATCAAATTGAACCTTCTTTTTTTTACGGTGCAATGTATGTAAGTTATGGATTAAATGTTGCTTTAGGAATAGCTGCATTTATAGTATCCTATCTTTTTTTTAATGCTAGTATAAAAACTTCCTTTATCATCATTATTGCAACATTAATAATATGTTTTCCAATAGTATTGCGATGGTCAAGAAACATTTATATCAATATGTTCGTATCTTATGATCCTACCACAAAAAAATAACTAAGATTTTTTTCCTTTTTTATTGGTAAATCTCTTTATATCTATTTCTTTATCCAATATAAAATCATTTTCTATATGATCAAACAATGCTTTAGCCATTGCTGGACCAAGCATTACCCCGCGTGTGCCTAAACCATTCAAAATATGAAATCTTTTGTATTGGTCGTGGGTACCCACTAGCGGTCTTCTATCTTTTACGGTAGGTCGAACTCCTGCAAAATGTTGAACAACTTCAAATTCACAGGAAATTATTTCACGAACTCGTTCCATCAATTCATTTTTTCCTTCTTCTGTGGGCAAATCGGTTTTGTCTTTCCAATTGTATGTTGCTCCAACTTTAAACAAATCATTCCCTAATGGCAAAATAAAAACACTGGTATTAACAATAACATCTAAATTCAAATTTGGAGCTTTAATAATAAACAATTCCCCTTTTGTCCCATCCAAAGGCAATTGATTAAAAAAAGGATTAGAATGCAAACCAAAACCTTCGGCAAAAACAACATTTCTTGCTTTTATACCTTTATAAGTAATAAAATCCTCTTGAATGATTAATGCATCATAATCAAAAGTTTCCTTGACCAAAAGTGAATGCGACAAAAGATATTTTTGATAGTTTACAAGCAATGCGGCAGTATCAAGGTAACCCGTTTGTAATACTTCACCATATCCAAAAGGAGACTCTATTCCATCATAATTTTTAAAACACAAACTGGTTGACAAAAAAGAAGCTAAAGACTCTTTATCGGAAGCAGCAAACCAATTATTTTGCTCTTCAATAGAATAAAACTTACGCAAAATTGGAATTCTAAAATCAAATTTGATTTGAATTTTAGAAGCTAAATTAGAATAAAAATCACTCATTATTT includes these proteins:
- a CDS encoding NAD(P)/FAD-dependent oxidoreductase gives rise to the protein MIDYLIVGSGLAGISFAECALRYNRSILVFDNDSQNSSKIAGGLYNPVILKRFSEVWRAKEQLEIMSDFYSNLASKIQIKFDFRIPILRKFYSIEEQNNWFAASDKESLASFLSTSLCFKNYDGIESPFGYGEVLQTGYLDTAALLVNYQKYLLSHSLLVKETFDYDALIIQEDFITYKGIKARNVVFAEGFGLHSNPFFNQLPLDGTKGELFIIKAPNLNLDVIVNTSVFILPLGNDLFKVGATYNWKDKTDLPTEEGKNELMERVREIISCEFEVVQHFAGVRPTVKDRRPLVGTHDQYKRFHILNGLGTRGVMLGPAMAKALFDHIENDFILDKEIDIKRFTNKKGKKS
- a CDS encoding DUF983 domain-containing protein; this encodes MLKKGSKLYSILTGTCPKCMNESMYVDKNPLHLGSVLKMNENCSHCGLKYQIEPSFFYGAMYVSYGLNVALGIAAFIVSYLFFNASIKTSFIIIIATLIICFPIVLRWSRNIYINMFVSYDPTTKK